TCGACCTCGTCGCCGAGGCGCTCGCCGAGGCGGTGGCGAACGCCGCGTGACGCTCGACACGCCGCGGCTCACGCTCACCCCCTGCACGGTCGCGTTCGCCCGCGCCGTCCTCGCCGGCGCCGCGCCCGTCCCGGCCGCGCCCGGCTGGCCGCACGCGGACACGCTCGACGCGCTGCGGCCGTACGCCGAGCACGGCGCCGACGACGTCCCGGGCCCGTGGCTCGTGACCGAACGCTCGTCCGGCCTGCTCATCGGCGAGTGCGGCTGGTACGGCCCGCCCGGCGACGACGGCACCGTGGAGATCGGCTACGGCCTCGCCGCGCCCTCGCGCGGCCGCGGCTACGGCACCGAGGCGGTCCGCGCGCTCGTCGGCTGGGTGGCCGCGCAGCCGGGCGTGCGGCGGGTCGTGGCCGACGTCGAGGTCGGCAACGTGCCGTCCCGGCGCCTGCTGGAACGCCTCGGCTTCGCCGTCGCCGGCAGCCACGGCGCGCTGGTGACGTACGCGTACGAGCCGCCCGGCCCGCCCGGCGCCTGACCCGCCACCTGACCGAGCCGCCCGGTTCGGGCAGCGTTCCGCGCCTTCTCCCCGCACGGCCCGCTTCCGGGAAGCGGCGGCGACGTGGCGCGGCGGATTTGTCCCGCGCGTCCAACTAAGGTTACCCTAACCTCACTCCCGCCGGGGTGGCACCGGCGGCGGCGCGGGGAGCGGCATGTTCGCGAACTACCTGATCGGCCTCCGGGAGGGCCTGGAGGCCTCGCTGGTCGTCGGCATCCTGGTCGCCTACCTGGTCCGCACCGGCAACCGCTCCCGCCTCCCCGCCATCTGGACCGGCATCGGCATCGCGGTCGCGCTCTCCCTCGCCGTCGGGGCGGCGCTGACGTTCACCAGCAGCTCGCTCACGTTCGAGGCGCAGGAGACGTTCGGCGGCGTCATGTCCCTCGTCGCGGTGGCGTTCGTCACCTGGATGGTGTTCTGGATGCGGCGCACCGCGCGCAGCATCAAGGGCGAGCTGGAGGGCAAGCTCGACGCCGCCCTCTCGACCGGCGCGCGGGCGCTCGTCGTGACGGCGTTCATCGCCGTGGCGCGCGAGGGGCTGGAGACGGCGGTGTTCCTGTGGACCGCCGTGCAGGCGGCCGGCGACGAGCAGGCGTCCACGACCGCGCCGCTGGTCGGCGCCGCGCTCGGCCTCGCCACCGCCGTCGTGCTCGGCTGGCTCCTCTACCAGCGCGCCGTGAAGCTCAAC
This DNA window, taken from Mycobacteriales bacterium, encodes the following:
- a CDS encoding GNAT family N-acetyltransferase; translation: MTLDTPRLTLTPCTVAFARAVLAGAAPVPAAPGWPHADTLDALRPYAEHGADDVPGPWLVTERSSGLLIGECGWYGPPGDDGTVEIGYGLAAPSRGRGYGTEAVRALVGWVAAQPGVRRVVADVEVGNVPSRRLLERLGFAVAGSHGALVTYAYEPPGPPGA
- the efeU gene encoding iron uptake transporter permease EfeU is translated as MFANYLIGLREGLEASLVVGILVAYLVRTGNRSRLPAIWTGIGIAVALSLAVGAALTFTSSSLTFEAQETFGGVMSLVAVAFVTWMVFWMRRTARSIKGELEGKLDAALSTGARALVVTAFIAVAREGLETAVFLWTAVQAAGDEQASTTAPLVGAALGLATAVVLGWLLYQRAVKLNLAKFFTVTGAGLVVVAAGVLAYGFHDLFEAGVLHGAFFAKQAFDVSATIPPSSWYGSLLKGTLNFRPAPTVFEVVVYLAYLVPTLVLFFRGSSPSPAASRPAREPSLSR